One genomic segment of Pyruvatibacter mobilis includes these proteins:
- the gmd gene encoding GDP-mannose 4,6-dehydratase, producing MPKKTAFITGITGQDGGYLAKLLLDRGYDVHGLQRRTSSSTVGKLYEVVGADRARDEITMHTGDMTDGASLVQALKACEPDEVYNLAAQSHVKVSFEKPEYTSNVNAMGTLRLLEAIRLLGMGDHVRFYQASTSELYGNVQEMPQSETTPFQPRSPYAISKHHAFLTTVNYREAYGFHASNGILFNHEGPTRGEDFVSRKITIGVARIHKGLSKSLSLGNLDAKRDWGHVRDYVEGMWLMQQQDQASDYVLATGEDHSVREFAELAFRHVGREIEWSGIGVDEKGRDAKSGDILVEVNPQFFRPAEVNSLLGNPGKARDELGWEPKVTFTQLVSDMIDSDLARVSA from the coding sequence ATGCCGAAAAAGACTGCGTTCATTACTGGGATCACCGGTCAGGATGGTGGCTACCTGGCCAAGCTTCTGCTCGACAGGGGATATGACGTCCACGGTCTGCAGCGCCGCACATCGTCTTCAACTGTCGGCAAGTTGTATGAAGTGGTGGGCGCGGATCGGGCGCGGGACGAGATCACCATGCACACGGGTGACATGACCGACGGTGCGAGCCTCGTCCAGGCCCTCAAGGCCTGCGAGCCGGATGAGGTCTATAACCTCGCCGCGCAAAGCCATGTGAAGGTCAGTTTCGAGAAGCCGGAATACACGTCCAATGTGAATGCGATGGGCACTCTGCGCCTCCTGGAGGCGATCCGTCTCCTTGGCATGGGCGATCACGTGAGGTTCTACCAGGCCTCCACGTCGGAGCTTTACGGCAATGTTCAGGAGATGCCGCAGAGCGAGACCACGCCGTTTCAGCCGCGCAGCCCGTATGCCATCTCGAAGCACCATGCTTTCCTGACAACGGTGAATTATCGCGAGGCCTATGGTTTCCATGCGTCAAACGGCATCCTGTTCAATCATGAAGGCCCGACGCGCGGTGAAGACTTCGTCAGCCGCAAGATCACCATCGGCGTTGCGCGTATTCATAAGGGGCTGAGCAAGTCTCTGAGCCTCGGCAATCTCGACGCCAAGCGCGATTGGGGACATGTCAGGGATTATGTCGAGGGCATGTGGTTGATGCAGCAGCAGGACCAGGCGTCCGACTATGTGCTCGCAACCGGTGAGGATCACAGTGTCCGCGAATTCGCGGAGCTCGCTTTCCGCCATGTCGGGCGCGAGATCGAATGGTCGGGCATTGGCGTGGATGAGAAGGGCCGGGACGCAAAATCCGGCGACATCCTCGTTGAGGTCAATCCCCAGTTCTTCCGGCCGGCCGAAGTGAATTCATTGCTTGGCAATCCGGGCAAGGCGCGGGACGAGCTAGGCTGGGAGCCGAAGGTCACGTTTACGCAACTTGTGTCGGACATGATCGACTCGGATCTGGCGCGCGTTTCTGCCTGA
- the galE gene encoding UDP-glucose 4-epimerase GalE — protein MTVLVTGGAGYIGSHTVLALSDRGEDVVVLDNLSTGFRSVIPEGVELVVGDIGDRALLDSVMDRYEVDAVIHFAGSIVVPDSVTDPLGYYLNNTVKTRELLAAAVVHAVPRFIFSSTAAVYGMPEIVPVTEDTVLAPISPYGSSKLMTEWMLRDTAAAHPLNYVALRYFNVAGADPQGRAGQSTARATHLIKVAVEAATGARDQVSIFGTDYDTPDGTGVRDYIHVSDLAAAHLAALDHLRAGEPGGVFNCGYGHGASVRQVLDTVQRVSGQRIDVREEERRAGDPASLVSDPSLLRQTLDWTPQLDDLAVIVEHALRWEQRLRQRPTV, from the coding sequence ATGACGGTTCTGGTAACCGGGGGCGCCGGATACATTGGCAGCCATACGGTCCTGGCGCTGAGCGACCGGGGCGAGGATGTCGTGGTCCTCGACAATCTGTCGACAGGCTTTCGGTCCGTGATCCCGGAAGGTGTCGAGCTTGTCGTCGGTGACATCGGCGACCGTGCCTTGCTCGACAGTGTGATGGACCGGTACGAGGTGGATGCGGTTATCCACTTTGCCGGCTCCATCGTGGTGCCGGATTCGGTCACCGATCCGCTCGGCTATTATCTCAACAACACGGTGAAGACGCGGGAGCTTCTGGCGGCCGCAGTCGTGCATGCGGTGCCGCGCTTCATCTTTTCGTCCACCGCTGCCGTTTACGGCATGCCGGAAATTGTTCCGGTGACGGAAGACACGGTGCTGGCGCCGATTTCGCCTTACGGCTCCTCCAAGCTGATGACGGAGTGGATGCTGCGCGATACGGCGGCGGCTCATCCCCTCAACTATGTGGCCTTGCGCTATTTCAATGTGGCCGGGGCAGACCCTCAGGGGCGGGCGGGGCAGTCAACGGCGCGGGCCACGCATCTCATCAAGGTCGCAGTCGAAGCCGCGACGGGCGCGCGGGACCAAGTGTCGATCTTCGGCACCGATTACGACACGCCGGATGGAACGGGCGTGCGCGACTATATCCATGTGAGCGACCTTGCTGCCGCGCATCTGGCGGCACTTGATCACCTCCGTGCCGGTGAGCCGGGTGGTGTGTTCAATTGCGGCTATGGCCACGGGGCATCTGTGCGGCAGGTACTGGATACGGTGCAGCGTGTTTCCGGGCAGCGCATCGATGTCCGCGAGGAAGAGCGCCGAGCGGGCGATCCGGCAAGCCTTGTTTCCGATCCAAGCCTCCTGCGGCAAACGCTGGACTGGACGCCGCAGCTTGATGACCTTGCCGTGATTGTCGAACATGCCCTCAGATGGGAGCAGCGGTTGCGTCAGCGGCCCACCGTCTGA
- a CDS encoding SapC family protein, producing the protein MGSEKTKMSSEAARLPLFYKQPTPLSPDRHAGKYIRPSTDLSFARETNAIPITLAEFASVSRHYPIAFVDAVEPFPVAIVGLRKEENLFINEVGAWTPGVYIPAYVRRYPFVLLTEDGSDQLTLAIDEASERISGSEGAVFFEEDGKPSVTTADALEFCRSYHSSVKPTEAFAAALEAHGLLASRQTSVTRADGEVFNLSGFKLVDADKLRQLDAATAKAWLGNGWLMALHAHQISQHAWSDLADRV; encoded by the coding sequence GTGGGCTCTGAGAAGACAAAAATGTCATCTGAGGCGGCACGCCTGCCGTTGTTCTACAAGCAGCCGACACCCCTCAGTCCCGATCGGCATGCGGGGAAGTATATTCGTCCCTCAACCGATCTGTCTTTTGCCCGGGAAACAAACGCCATTCCGATCACGCTTGCTGAGTTTGCTTCGGTTAGCAGGCATTACCCGATAGCATTTGTTGATGCGGTCGAGCCTTTCCCTGTTGCGATTGTGGGTCTTCGAAAGGAAGAAAACCTCTTCATCAATGAGGTCGGCGCATGGACTCCGGGTGTTTATATTCCGGCCTATGTGCGGCGGTACCCATTCGTGTTGTTGACTGAAGACGGCAGTGATCAGCTTACTCTGGCAATTGATGAGGCCTCCGAACGTATCTCGGGTTCTGAGGGCGCAGTGTTTTTCGAGGAAGATGGGAAGCCGTCCGTGACAACAGCAGACGCGCTTGAGTTTTGTCGCTCTTACCATTCCTCGGTGAAACCAACTGAGGCTTTCGCGGCCGCTCTAGAGGCACACGGATTGCTGGCAAGCCGACAAACCTCAGTGACCAGGGCTGATGGAGAGGTGTTCAACTTGAGCGGTTTCAAGCTGGTGGATGCTGACAAGTTACGGCAACTGGATGCTGCAACGGCCAAGGCGTGGCTTGGGAACGGGTGGCTGATGGCGCTTCACGCACACCAGATCTCACAGCATGCCTGGAGTGACCTTGCTGACCGTGTGTGA
- a CDS encoding transglutaminase-like cysteine peptidase, whose translation MALITAGNAAAQSVAMKPVAETVFTGQKVAVDFPRFHAGSSDFSLVPKWQRILADEPRFLAQSPMLDKREPHKAGTTHTAAARQGRSDEKSTGATAKRNETDRLGPQPRITLPLPAALGTYLPGAADALSPNKVTECKSDDTECLLKEWAAIITETSDDEIGLQIERVNQWVNRTPYRDDTETWATPDFWQTPDEFFSRGGDCEDYAITKYYSLAALGFDPADMRILVLYDEGLRLHHAVLLVRHDGQILVLDNQRDAILTLAELPQYRPIYSVNEQGWWMHRALAPVRLTATKPVALKTARVETSPHHQRAPRVMRRRF comes from the coding sequence ATGGCGCTGATCACCGCAGGTAATGCAGCCGCGCAATCTGTAGCCATGAAACCCGTCGCAGAAACTGTGTTCACAGGGCAGAAAGTCGCTGTCGACTTTCCCCGGTTCCATGCTGGCAGCAGCGACTTCTCGTTGGTGCCGAAATGGCAACGCATTCTTGCGGACGAGCCGCGCTTTCTCGCCCAATCACCCATGCTCGACAAGCGCGAACCACACAAGGCAGGAACCACACACACCGCCGCAGCACGGCAAGGCCGATCAGACGAGAAGTCGACAGGCGCCACAGCGAAAAGAAACGAAACCGACCGCCTCGGACCTCAGCCGCGGATAACACTCCCCCTGCCAGCAGCACTCGGCACATACCTGCCCGGCGCCGCAGACGCGCTGTCACCGAACAAGGTGACTGAATGTAAGTCAGATGATACCGAGTGTTTGCTCAAAGAATGGGCGGCGATCATCACGGAAACATCTGACGATGAAATCGGCTTGCAGATTGAGCGGGTAAACCAGTGGGTAAATCGCACACCATATCGCGATGACACGGAGACATGGGCCACCCCAGACTTCTGGCAGACGCCCGATGAGTTCTTCAGCCGGGGCGGTGATTGCGAAGACTACGCAATAACCAAATATTACAGCCTCGCCGCACTCGGCTTTGATCCTGCCGATATGCGCATCCTCGTCCTGTACGATGAGGGGTTGCGGCTCCACCATGCTGTCCTGCTCGTGCGCCATGATGGGCAGATCCTGGTCCTGGACAACCAGCGCGATGCCATTCTGACGTTGGCAGAGCTCCCGCAATACCGGCCGATCTACTCCGTCAACGAACAGGGGTGGTGGATGCACCGAGCACTTGCCCCGGTCCGCCTCACCGCAACTAAGCCAGTCGCACTGAAAACGGCACGCGTGGAAACATCTCCGCACCACCAGCGTGCGCCACGGGTGATGCGGCGGCGCTTCTAG